A window of Variovorax sp. HW608 genomic DNA:
TTTCCGATCACATCGTCGTGCTGGACCATGGCCAGGTCATCGCCTCCGGCACACCGAATTCGGTGGCCGGGAATCCGGCGGTCGTGGCCGCCTATCTGGGTGCGCCCGAGGAGGTGGCAGCGTGAAGATGAACGAACTGCAGATCGCGGCCGCCTTGGCAGCCGCGGAAGTGGCGCCGCTGCTGCGCTTCGAGTCGGTCAGCGCATGCTACGGGCCCGTGCGAGCCATCGACGGCGTGGACCTCGACGTGATGCCGGGGGAGATCGTGACCCTCATCGGAGCGAACGGTGCGGGAAAGACGACGCTGATGGGTTCGGTGTTCGGCACGCCGCGCGCCAACGGGGGACGCATCCTGCACCGCGGCGACGACATCACCCGGCTGCCGACCAACCTGGTGGCGCGCCGTGGCATTGCCATCGTCCCGGAGGGACGGCAGATCTTCCTGGACATGTCTGTCGAGGAGAACCTGCTGATGGGCACCACCGCCGTGGGCGATCGGCACTTCGAGGCCGACCGGCAGGCCGCCTTCGACCTCTTTCCCCGGCTCAAGGAGCGGCGCAATCAACCGGCGGGGACCATGTCCGGCGGCGAGCAGCAGATGCTGGCCATCGCGCGCGCGCTGATGTCGCGACCGGCGCTCATCCTGCTGGACGAACCCTCGCTGGGCTTGGCGCCGCTGGTGGTGAAGATGATCTTCGAGGTGCTCAAGGAGATCCGGTCCAGCGGAAAGACGATCTTCCTCGTGGAGCAGAACGCCCACCACGCGCTGCGACTGTCTGACCGGGGCTACGTGCTGGTCAACGGGCGGGTGCGCATGCAGGGCCGAGGCGAGGAACTGTTGAGCAACCCGGAGGTCGCCAGGGCCTACCTGGGTGCGGCCTGAGCGCCAGCACTACAACGCAAACTGCAACGATAGGTACCCTCATGACTCCGCGCTACAACCGCATTCTGATCACCGGCGCCGCCGGCCGCCTCGGCACCGAGCTGCGCAGGGGGCTGGCACCCTTGGCAAAGCAACTGCGCCTGGCCGACCGCGTGGCCATCGAGGACCTGCGCCCCAATGAGGAAAGCCTCGTCTTCGATCTCGCGGACGAGGCCGCGACGCTGGCAGCCACCCGTGACGTCGACGCCATCGTGCATTTCGGCGGGGCGCCGTTGGAGCGCCCCTGGGCCGAGATCCTGGACGCCAATATCCGCGGCAGCTACCACGTCTACGAAGGCGCGCGAAGGCATGGTGCCAAGCGCGTCGTCTATGCGTCGTCGGTCCATGCCATCGGCTACCACCCGCTGCAAGCGCACATCGATGCCGATGCCCCGGTTCGGCCGGACAGCCTCTACGGAGTCTCCAAGTGCTTCGTCGAAGCGCTCTCAAGGCTCTACTGGGACAAGTTCGGCCTCGAAAGCGTGTGCCTTCGCATCTTCTCGTCGTTTCCGGAACCGGCGGATCGGCGCATGCTGTGGTCCTACCTGAGCTTCGACGATTGTGTGCGCCTGGTGCAGGCGGCCCTGACCGCGCCGCAGGTCGGCCACACCATCAGCTTCGGCTTGTCCGACAACGCCGTGAAGCCGGTGGACAACGCGAGAGCGGGGCACCTCGGCTACGTGCCGCGTGACAGTACCGAGCCCTACCGCGAAGCGGTGGAGGCCAGATTCCCGCCCGCCGATCCGCGCGCACCGGCCACCCGCTACCTGGGGGGCTGGTTCGTGGACCTGGGGCATCCCGATGACAAGGAAGAGAAATGAACGAACGCTATGACGTCGTGGTGATCGGCGGGGCCGTGATCGGTTCCTCCGTTGCCTACTACCTGACAGCCAACCCCGACTTCCGCGGCTCGGTGCTGGTCGTCGAAAGGGATCCCACCTACATCACGGCAGCGACCTCGCTGTCGTCTTCCTCGATCCGGACCCAGTTCTCGAACGCCATCAACGTCAAGATCAGCCAATACGGCTCGGAGGTG
This region includes:
- a CDS encoding ABC transporter ATP-binding protein, producing the protein MLRFESVSACYGPVRAIDGVDLDVMPGEIVTLIGANGAGKTTLMGSVFGTPRANGGRILHRGDDITRLPTNLVARRGIAIVPEGRQIFLDMSVEENLLMGTTAVGDRHFEADRQAAFDLFPRLKERRNQPAGTMSGGEQQMLAIARALMSRPALILLDEPSLGLAPLVVKMIFEVLKEIRSSGKTIFLVEQNAHHALRLSDRGYVLVNGRVRMQGRGEELLSNPEVARAYLGAA
- a CDS encoding NAD-dependent epimerase/dehydratase family protein — its product is MTPRYNRILITGAAGRLGTELRRGLAPLAKQLRLADRVAIEDLRPNEESLVFDLADEAATLAATRDVDAIVHFGGAPLERPWAEILDANIRGSYHVYEGARRHGAKRVVYASSVHAIGYHPLQAHIDADAPVRPDSLYGVSKCFVEALSRLYWDKFGLESVCLRIFSSFPEPADRRMLWSYLSFDDCVRLVQAALTAPQVGHTISFGLSDNAVKPVDNARAGHLGYVPRDSTEPYREAVEARFPPADPRAPATRYLGGWFVDLGHPDDKEEK